One part of the Chryseobacterium sp. 7 genome encodes these proteins:
- a CDS encoding MgtC/SapB family protein, producing MNTFEFTLRLLTALALGASIGFERQWRKKNAGLRTNTLVCIGSAAFVLIAIRIGGDAAGRITSYIVSGIGFLGGGVIMKDGLTVRGLNTAATLWCSAAIGALCALGYPIEALITVFFIVSTNIFLRPSLSSQKEARSKKLFSTKKSNPKKIKISNSTQLY from the coding sequence ATGAATACATTTGAATTTACCCTACGCCTCCTTACAGCATTGGCTCTGGGTGCCAGCATTGGCTTCGAAAGACAGTGGCGTAAAAAAAATGCAGGCCTTCGCACTAATACTCTGGTATGTATCGGCTCTGCAGCCTTCGTATTAATTGCCATCAGAATAGGTGGTGATGCCGCCGGAAGAATTACCTCATATATTGTCAGTGGCATCGGTTTCCTGGGTGGTGGTGTTATCATGAAAGACGGCCTTACCGTAAGAGGGCTCAATACTGCAGCCACATTATGGTGTTCCGCAGCAATAGGCGCATTATGTGCTCTGGGATATCCCATAGAAGCACTCATTACCGTCTTCTTCATTGTCTCTACCAATATATTTTTGAGACCCTCTCTATCCTCACAAAAAGAAGCCAGGAGCAAAAAGCTGTTCAGTACCAAGAAAAGCAATCCAAAAAAAATAAAAATCAGCAATAGCACTCAATTGTATTAA
- a CDS encoding helix-turn-helix domain-containing protein produces the protein MEILRIKEVAKLKGYSLEDISSKLGISYVALYKKLKTAKLDTLKEIAEILQCDIHELLEPGSQYAHFYDPKTEEWLGIRKR, from the coding sequence ATGGAAATATTAAGAATAAAAGAAGTTGCTAAACTGAAGGGATATAGCCTTGAAGATATATCTAGTAAATTAGGTATATCCTATGTTGCGCTTTACAAAAAATTAAAAACTGCCAAACTAGATACATTAAAAGAAATCGCAGAAATACTGCAATGCGATATTCATGAATTATTAGAACCAGGTTCTCAATATGCGCACTTTTACGATCCAAAAACCGAAGAGTGGCTGGGTATAAGGAAGAGGTAA
- a CDS encoding phage portal protein has product MANRFTEFFNGNWFKTIKGVENNTTVINDRFSARDYLLNAYERFSGSTHVTPLKENNAIELSYKITAINIAVDRIGQALNSGVIYVEDSNGKKLDNDPLSSILNNPNEFQTREEFYKQFARFYYAGGYCFVLPQEIAKQTITDSYGFSSQEKTYRTIAAKYLNDKTEFWLLNPDDVSTDFSNEVLKGNKVAKVHYSTALFNGSTEYKFLIPFYDNSDPENPIKGKSRLWAVAKDIEHIQRADDIIKWFQSLFGNIIVSPKRPENNANGFSGKNLTDPINSVNGHVTHKDVIEDKLNSNVRNILVSEVGLDAVNLMQSINEQDLSKDKRESEEKIFDLFQIPHAYRSQAKYDNYSNEIKEWYDSVIVPLSANIARSFESFYGYDKQRKKVKFDFSQMSFYKKQKHDDEKSEIEKKKIELEYQSMQLLELRTMLANGEISQSQFNNIQNGIYKDWENDQK; this is encoded by the coding sequence ATGGCAAATAGGTTTACTGAATTTTTTAATGGCAATTGGTTTAAAACGATCAAGGGAGTAGAGAATAATACTACCGTGATCAATGACCGCTTTTCTGCCAGGGATTATCTTTTAAATGCCTATGAGCGGTTTAGTGGTTCTACTCATGTTACTCCATTAAAAGAAAATAATGCTATAGAGCTTTCTTACAAAATAACCGCTATTAACATAGCTGTAGACAGAATAGGTCAGGCTTTAAATTCGGGAGTAATCTATGTTGAGGACTCTAATGGTAAAAAATTAGACAACGATCCTCTATCCAGTATTTTAAATAATCCAAATGAATTCCAGACAAGAGAAGAGTTTTATAAACAGTTTGCCCGCTTTTATTATGCTGGTGGCTATTGTTTTGTTCTACCTCAGGAAATAGCCAAACAGACTATTACAGATTCATATGGATTTAGTTCTCAGGAAAAAACTTATAGAACCATTGCAGCAAAATACCTTAATGATAAAACTGAATTTTGGTTACTTAATCCTGACGATGTAAGTACTGATTTCTCTAATGAAGTTTTAAAGGGCAATAAGGTCGCTAAGGTTCATTACTCGACTGCTTTATTCAATGGATCCACAGAGTATAAATTCTTAATTCCTTTTTACGACAATTCTGATCCTGAAAACCCTATTAAAGGCAAAAGCCGACTTTGGGCGGTCGCAAAGGATATAGAGCACATCCAGAGAGCTGATGATATTATTAAATGGTTTCAGTCTCTTTTCGGGAACATTATTGTGAGTCCTAAGCGTCCGGAGAATAACGCTAATGGCTTTTCAGGAAAAAACCTTACAGATCCAATCAACTCCGTAAATGGACATGTGACACATAAAGATGTTATCGAAGATAAGCTTAACTCAAACGTTAGGAATATTCTTGTCTCAGAGGTTGGGCTTGATGCCGTGAATCTTATGCAGTCGATAAACGAACAAGATTTAAGCAAAGACAAAAGGGAGAGCGAAGAAAAGATATTTGATTTATTCCAGATCCCACACGCTTATCGCTCACAGGCAAAATATGATAACTATTCCAATGAGATAAAAGAATGGTATGACTCAGTAATAGTTCCTTTGTCTGCAAATATAGCCAGGTCATTCGAGTCTTTTTACGGATACGACAAACAAAGAAAGAAAGTTAAATTCGATTTTTCACAAATGAGCTTCTATAAAAAGCAGAAGCATGATGATGAAAAGAGCGAAATAGAGAAGAAAAAAATTGAATTGGAGTATCAGTCTATGCAGCTGCTTGAATTGAGAACAATGCTCGCTAATGGTGAGATTTCACAAAGCCAGTTCAATAATATTCAGAATGGAATTTACAAGGATTGGGAAAATGATCAAAAATAA
- a CDS encoding efflux RND transporter periplasmic adaptor subunit → MKKVILSSIILFAVSCKDNTPQQNKEQEIIARGDAITVPENHPVFKKIKTQVVTEQEHSDGVVSAGTIQAIPNHYAEIASPFSGRITRSFIQLGQNVSAGSPLFEILSSDYFSVQKDYTDALNDVQLAEKNYRRQQDLVKHGVGIQKELDEAETDFKNKKTSLSNASSALKVYNSKGGGIGSPLIVRAPISGEIISNKIVNGQYLKEDDDPVMIIAELSKVWISGDVKEKDIRFVNKGDQVSVKISAYPDRNITGKVYHINEIVDEDTRSIKVLIECDNPDRKLKPGMYATVNFSTTPEKTVMIPVTALMQQDNSQYVWVKTGKSQYAKRSVTTGETDQKTVRIISGLQPGEPIMTEGGIYMLDAK, encoded by the coding sequence ATGAAAAAAGTAATCTTAAGTAGTATTATTCTCTTTGCAGTTTCCTGTAAAGACAATACACCTCAGCAGAACAAAGAACAAGAAATAATAGCCCGCGGTGATGCGATCACAGTTCCGGAAAACCATCCTGTTTTCAAAAAAATCAAAACGCAGGTCGTTACCGAACAGGAACACAGTGATGGAGTGGTTTCAGCAGGAACAATTCAGGCCATTCCCAATCATTATGCGGAAATTGCCAGCCCTTTTTCCGGAAGAATTACAAGATCGTTTATTCAGCTTGGACAAAATGTTTCTGCCGGAAGCCCACTTTTTGAAATCCTTTCCTCAGATTATTTTTCGGTTCAAAAGGATTATACAGATGCACTGAATGATGTACAGCTTGCAGAAAAAAATTACAGACGCCAGCAGGATCTTGTCAAGCATGGAGTAGGTATTCAGAAAGAACTGGATGAAGCGGAAACCGATTTTAAAAATAAAAAAACATCCCTATCCAATGCTTCTTCTGCCTTAAAAGTCTATAACAGTAAAGGCGGAGGCATAGGAAGCCCCCTTATTGTAAGAGCTCCCATTAGCGGAGAAATTATTTCCAACAAAATTGTAAACGGCCAGTATCTGAAAGAAGATGACGATCCGGTAATGATCATCGCAGAATTATCAAAAGTCTGGATTTCCGGTGATGTAAAAGAAAAAGACATCCGTTTTGTCAATAAAGGAGATCAGGTTTCTGTAAAAATAAGTGCCTATCCTGACAGGAATATTACCGGAAAAGTATACCACATCAATGAAATTGTAGACGAAGATACCCGAAGTATAAAAGTCCTTATTGAATGTGATAACCCGGATAGAAAATTAAAACCAGGCATGTATGCTACCGTTAATTTTTCAACAACTCCTGAAAAAACGGTTATGATTCCCGTAACCGCTCTGATGCAACAGGACAATTCCCAGTATGTATGGGTAAAAACAGGTAAGAGTCAATATGCAAAACGCTCTGTAACAACAGGAGAAACTGATCAGAAAACAGTAAGAATTATATCAGGCTTACAACCCGGAGAACCCATCATGACTGAAGGAGGAATTTATATGCTGGATGCAAAATAA
- a CDS encoding terminase, with the protein MKKVKIKDGAPTKYKEEYNEQVRKLCLLGSTDKDIADFFEVTETTINNWKLEYPNFFESIKEGKEYADANVADRLYQRALGFEHDSEEIKVIEGDIKRVAIRKVYPPDPTSAIFWLKNRKSKAWRDKQDNEPEEKPSTLDYSKLTDEELETLRLLTEKAKKNE; encoded by the coding sequence ATGAAGAAGGTGAAAATAAAAGACGGAGCGCCCACAAAGTATAAAGAAGAATATAATGAACAGGTTCGTAAACTTTGCCTGCTCGGTTCAACGGATAAAGACATTGCTGATTTTTTTGAAGTGACCGAAACGACTATTAACAATTGGAAGTTAGAGTACCCTAACTTTTTTGAGTCCATAAAAGAAGGCAAGGAATATGCAGATGCAAATGTAGCAGACCGACTATATCAGAGGGCCTTAGGGTTCGAACATGACTCAGAAGAAATAAAAGTTATTGAAGGTGACATTAAAAGAGTTGCTATTAGAAAGGTGTATCCACCGGACCCAACAAGCGCTATATTTTGGTTGAAGAATAGAAAATCAAAAGCCTGGAGAGATAAGCAAGATAATGAGCCAGAGGAAAAGCCTTCTACATTAGACTACTCAAAACTAACTGATGAAGAATTAGAGACATTACGATTATTAACAGAAAAGGCAAAAAAGAATGAATAG
- a CDS encoding phage antirepressor KilAC domain-containing protein, protein MTELVFKNDGNIVTNSLLVADRFEKEHKNVLRDIENLVAQNSAAKSFFQESYYENRGKQYPMFIMNRDGFSLLVMGFTGKKALDFKLEYIEAFNKMEKSLLQQSQYHVPGSFAEALKLAYQQAEQIELQSNELKKQAPKVQYFDNVLQSESTYNTNQIAKELGMSAVTLNRMLCDMHVQYKQNGTWLLYSKHQNKGYTKTKTHSYTDTSGSTKTSMQTVWTEKGRLFIHDIIKDNEKIA, encoded by the coding sequence ATGACAGAATTAGTATTTAAAAATGATGGCAACATAGTAACGAACTCGCTGTTGGTTGCCGATAGGTTTGAAAAGGAACATAAGAACGTGTTAAGAGATATTGAAAATCTCGTGGCTCAAAATTCAGCCGCCAAATCTTTCTTCCAAGAAAGCTATTATGAAAACAGAGGTAAGCAATATCCCATGTTCATAATGAACCGGGACGGCTTTAGTTTGCTTGTTATGGGTTTCACTGGTAAAAAGGCGTTGGATTTCAAATTGGAGTATATAGAAGCTTTTAACAAGATGGAGAAGAGTTTACTGCAGCAGTCGCAATACCATGTTCCCGGATCTTTTGCCGAAGCTTTGAAACTAGCATACCAACAGGCAGAGCAGATAGAACTACAATCTAATGAGCTTAAGAAACAAGCTCCGAAGGTTCAGTACTTTGATAACGTATTGCAGAGCGAGAGTACGTACAATACTAACCAGATAGCAAAGGAATTGGGCATGAGTGCCGTTACATTAAACCGTATGCTATGTGACATGCACGTACAGTACAAGCAGAATGGAACTTGGCTATTATACAGCAAACATCAGAACAAAGGATATACTAAAACCAAAACCCATTCTTACACTGATACTTCCGGGAGCACAAAAACGTCAATGCAAACCGTCTGGACGGAGAAAGGAAGATTATTTATTCATGACATAATTAAAGACAACGAGAAAATAGCTTAA
- a CDS encoding tyrosine-type recombinase/integrase, with protein sequence MEIEIKLDKSKLRKKGHPVIISIFVSKTDRQYPVTGYYSMPEDWNDQKNIPKNSHPLYYGLMEFVHKTNMKINKILERRTLMSSEEIKNFILNGNPDSLVKFWEKYIDEIKNTGSKGNAKAYEDRLKALTSFKSDVLFKEITYDFLVRYKEFHFSKKTKTGKKAVSNNTMILYLKTMKSVMKEARKRRLYVPEDSYDPFDGIYPKSTPTIDKYLSIDEMRSIVKFDYKHKFYDFFILCFLLGGIDYIDLKNLTYDHVKNGRIVFERFKGGTHEVINNYVFPHAWVILEKYKDDSGYLIPIHQLEKERFQFRDSYMHKIRRWIKGIGIDSYVSTKTPRYTFINIGKQLLLSRDIIMELTGHSHGDVHSIYEGKYPDHVKDEVHRKIIDAVFLDWMNEIK encoded by the coding sequence ATGGAAATAGAAATAAAACTCGACAAAAGCAAGTTAAGAAAAAAAGGGCATCCGGTTATCATAAGTATTTTTGTAAGTAAAACTGATAGGCAGTACCCGGTTACTGGGTATTATTCCATGCCTGAAGATTGGAATGATCAGAAAAATATACCAAAGAATTCGCATCCGTTGTATTATGGTCTAATGGAGTTTGTCCACAAAACCAATATGAAAATTAACAAAATTCTTGAAAGGAGGACATTAATGTCTTCTGAGGAAATAAAGAATTTTATATTAAATGGCAATCCTGATTCCCTTGTGAAATTCTGGGAAAAATATATTGATGAAATAAAAAATACTGGAAGCAAAGGAAATGCAAAGGCTTATGAAGATAGATTAAAGGCTTTGACCTCATTTAAGTCAGATGTTCTTTTCAAAGAAATTACTTACGATTTTTTAGTCAGGTATAAAGAGTTTCACTTTTCTAAAAAAACTAAAACAGGAAAAAAAGCGGTTTCAAATAATACAATGATATTGTATTTAAAAACAATGAAGTCAGTAATGAAAGAAGCTAGAAAAAGAAGGCTGTATGTACCGGAAGATTCATATGATCCTTTTGATGGAATATACCCAAAATCAACCCCAACAATAGATAAATATCTTTCTATTGATGAAATGAGATCTATTGTTAAATTTGACTACAAGCATAAATTTTATGATTTCTTTATTCTTTGTTTTTTGCTCGGAGGAATCGATTATATTGACCTTAAAAATTTAACTTATGATCATGTAAAAAATGGGAGGATAGTTTTTGAGAGATTCAAAGGGGGAACCCATGAAGTGATTAATAATTACGTATTTCCGCATGCCTGGGTGATTTTAGAAAAATACAAAGATGATAGCGGTTACTTGATCCCAATTCATCAACTGGAAAAAGAAAGATTTCAGTTTAGAGACTCTTATATGCATAAAATAAGAAGGTGGATAAAAGGTATAGGTATTGATTCGTATGTTTCAACCAAAACCCCCAGGTATACTTTTATCAATATAGGGAAGCAGCTACTTTTAAGCCGTGATATTATCATGGAATTAACTGGGCATTCTCATGGGGATGTACATTCTATATATGAAGGTAAATACCCCGACCATGTAAAAGATGAGGTGCACAGAAAAATAATTGATGCTGTTTTCTTAGACTGGATGAATGAAATTAAGTAA
- a CDS encoding Panacea domain-containing protein produces the protein MENIKNLGKIKATLLADFILQKYGCMSHLKLQKLVYYCDAYHLAYFDEELINENFEAWVHGPVCRDIYNDLKDKSILYSDINKTFDKSTYNPENIVEQALTTDQKDILKNVLDELSTWTGLDLENATHREFPWIEARVGFSPGEKCDVFIKKESMKQFYKAELNG, from the coding sequence ATGGAAAATATCAAGAATTTAGGAAAAATAAAAGCTACCCTATTAGCGGATTTTATTCTTCAAAAATATGGCTGTATGTCACATCTTAAATTGCAAAAATTAGTATACTATTGCGATGCATACCACTTAGCTTACTTTGATGAAGAATTAATTAATGAAAATTTTGAAGCTTGGGTACACGGCCCTGTATGTAGAGATATTTATAATGATCTTAAGGATAAATCTATATTATATTCTGACATTAATAAAACTTTTGATAAAAGCACTTATAACCCTGAAAATATAGTAGAACAAGCATTGACTACTGACCAAAAAGATATTTTAAAAAATGTACTAGACGAGCTATCAACTTGGACTGGTTTAGACTTAGAAAATGCTACACACAGGGAGTTCCCATGGATTGAAGCAAGAGTAGGTTTCTCTCCAGGTGAAAAATGTGATGTTTTTATTAAAAAAGAGTCTATGAAACAGTTTTATAAAGCTGAGTTAAATGGCTAA
- a CDS encoding type II toxin-antitoxin system HicA family toxin, producing the protein MKSRQLHRMVKKSGWLHIRTDGSHYIYEKNGKTYPVPFHGSKEVGKGLEKKIIKEMGL; encoded by the coding sequence ATGAAGTCAAGGCAATTACACCGTATGGTAAAGAAAAGCGGGTGGCTTCACATTAGAACTGATGGAAGCCATTACATTTATGAGAAGAACGGCAAAACTTACCCTGTTCCATTTCATGGTTCAAAGGAAGTAGGTAAGGGTCTTGAAAAAAAGATCATCAAGGAGATGGGGCTTTAA
- a CDS encoding S24 family peptidase → MKEKTNNNQKGSYLRRFLELNSITPKMVQDALGVSQQYVSAIINGSKSIGKGTAKKLNELYGADEYKLLFGEGSMLNEPEKKDNIKLVSPDNIDKLPSNRKTFDTPIEIQTIPVYDSTATLGLVEVFNGSETGNILSYISIPNLPKSDGAIFMTGDSMYPLLKSGDIVALKIINRLDIIYGEMYYVEYLGEDEYSEFKVIKYVKKSELGKDYIQLASYNQHHEPKDILLSKIKTIAIVNASVRYNRL, encoded by the coding sequence ATGAAAGAAAAAACAAACAACAACCAAAAAGGTAGTTACCTAAGAAGGTTTTTAGAATTAAATTCAATTACACCTAAAATGGTTCAAGATGCTTTAGGCGTTTCTCAACAATATGTTTCAGCCATAATTAATGGATCTAAAAGCATAGGAAAAGGTACAGCTAAAAAATTAAATGAATTATACGGTGCTGATGAATATAAATTATTATTTGGAGAAGGATCAATGCTTAACGAGCCTGAAAAAAAAGACAATATAAAATTAGTATCTCCTGATAATATAGATAAACTACCAAGCAATAGAAAAACATTTGATACGCCAATTGAAATTCAAACTATACCTGTATATGATTCAACTGCTACACTGGGGCTTGTAGAAGTTTTTAATGGTTCTGAAACGGGAAATATATTAAGTTATATTAGTATTCCCAACCTACCAAAAAGTGACGGTGCTATTTTTATGACAGGAGATTCAATGTATCCTTTGCTAAAGTCAGGAGATATTGTTGCTTTAAAGATAATTAATAGGCTTGACATTATTTATGGTGAAATGTATTATGTTGAATATTTAGGAGAAGATGAATATAGTGAGTTTAAAGTAATAAAATATGTAAAGAAATCTGAATTAGGAAAAGACTATATTCAATTAGCTTCATATAATCAGCATCATGAACCTAAAGACATTTTGCTTTCTAAAATAAAAACAATTGCAATCGTAAACGCTTCAGTAAGATATAATAGACTTTGA
- a CDS encoding EamA family transporter yields the protein MKKSNIAIPATLLAIICVQGGASIAKQLFPAIGAIGTVTLRIVLSAVLLTLINRPKFLQFNSQKWKYCAMYGVGLAAMNLIFYMAIQRIPLGLAVTVEFAGPLFLALALSRKLLDVIWALLACLGILLIVPWHNDHVDLIGLGLAFLAGMFWAVYIVMGGKVSKIMDGKDAVTTGMIFASLVIIPFTIWGKVII from the coding sequence ATGAAAAAATCAAACATAGCAATACCAGCTACGCTTTTAGCGATTATCTGTGTGCAGGGAGGTGCTTCTATTGCGAAGCAGCTTTTTCCGGCTATTGGAGCTATTGGTACGGTTACTTTAAGAATTGTACTTTCAGCTGTTTTGCTTACATTGATTAACCGTCCAAAATTTTTACAGTTTAACAGTCAGAAATGGAAATATTGCGCCATGTACGGAGTTGGGCTGGCCGCAATGAATCTTATTTTTTATATGGCTATTCAAAGAATTCCTTTGGGACTGGCGGTTACGGTGGAATTTGCAGGACCTTTGTTTCTTGCTTTAGCTTTGTCCCGTAAACTGCTTGATGTTATATGGGCACTATTGGCTTGTTTGGGAATTCTGCTGATTGTTCCGTGGCATAATGATCATGTTGATTTAATAGGTCTTGGACTTGCCTTTCTGGCAGGGATGTTCTGGGCAGTGTATATCGTAATGGGCGGTAAGGTTTCCAAAATAATGGATGGAAAAGATGCCGTTACTACAGGGATGATATTTGCCAGTCTTGTGATTATTCCTTTTACCATATGGGGAAAAGTGATAATATAA
- a CDS encoding antA/AntB antirepressor family protein, whose product MNELIKITEHNGNKAVSARELHSYLESKQDFSNWIKNRINKYGFIENQDFQRFDKIIETGGRLIEYALTIDCAKELSMVEGNEKGKEARKYFIDVEKAHNNNLATFYNDPFIQLRMSQIQQQQQIQALESKVNMIEAKTTTRPDYFSVMGYAIMNKVTVGLRMAASIGKKASSICKKNGFPTDEVPDPRFGRVKLYPSSVLDKIFSETIFS is encoded by the coding sequence ATGAACGAACTGATTAAAATCACGGAACACAACGGTAACAAAGCCGTTTCCGCAAGAGAATTACACAGCTACTTAGAAAGTAAGCAGGATTTTTCAAACTGGATTAAAAACAGGATTAATAAGTATGGATTTATTGAAAATCAAGACTTTCAGCGTTTCGATAAAATTATTGAAACGGGTGGACGATTGATAGAATACGCTTTAACAATCGACTGTGCTAAAGAGTTGTCAATGGTTGAGGGCAATGAAAAAGGTAAGGAGGCTAGGAAATATTTTATTGATGTGGAAAAAGCGCACAACAATAATTTAGCTACTTTTTATAATGATCCATTCATTCAATTAAGAATGAGTCAAATTCAGCAGCAACAGCAAATCCAGGCTTTGGAATCAAAAGTCAATATGATCGAGGCTAAAACGACCACCAGACCAGATTATTTTTCCGTTATGGGTTATGCAATTATGAATAAGGTTACAGTTGGGTTAAGAATGGCAGCAAGTATAGGAAAAAAAGCTTCAAGCATATGTAAGAAGAATGGTTTTCCGACAGATGAAGTTCCTGATCCAAGGTTTGGTAGAGTCAAATTATACCCAAGTAGTGTTCTTGATAAGATATTTAGCGAAACTATATTCTCATAA
- a CDS encoding SH3 beta-barrel fold-containing protein, producing the protein MKTILSTIMRNAWKFFRTTGEAFAECLKKAWKLYHLTEKMKKGIVKFYFQKVDGSIREAWGTLKADLIPASESSDSNRKQNDTVQVYYDTEVQAFRSFKKLNLV; encoded by the coding sequence ATGAAAACGATTTTATCCACCATTATGCGCAACGCTTGGAAATTTTTTAGAACAACCGGAGAAGCTTTTGCGGAATGTTTGAAGAAGGCTTGGAAGCTTTACCACCTTACAGAGAAGATGAAGAAAGGAATTGTGAAGTTTTACTTCCAGAAGGTAGACGGAAGCATAAGGGAAGCATGGGGAACACTTAAGGCTGATCTTATCCCGGCCAGTGAATCATCAGACAGCAACCGTAAGCAAAATGATACCGTTCAGGTTTACTATGACACCGAGGTACAGGCGTTCCGTTCATTTAAGAAATTAAACTTGGTATAA